In Risungbinella massiliensis, a single window of DNA contains:
- a CDS encoding cytochrome C oxidase subunit IV family protein has product MTMDEKPVTNTGKAKSGTVKHLLSFAVMIVLTVAAFYLVAVDVVPKSWILPLLLVFALIQVLLQFFTFMHLDQKGSLMYVIFIFSGLLIAVVSAVGMVLMEFSMN; this is encoded by the coding sequence ATGACGATGGATGAAAAACCAGTAACGAACACAGGAAAAGCAAAATCCGGTACGGTAAAACATCTTCTATCCTTTGCGGTCATGATCGTCTTGACTGTCGCAGCATTCTATCTAGTAGCGGTAGATGTGGTACCAAAAAGTTGGATCTTACCATTACTACTGGTATTTGCCCTAATTCAAGTCCTGTTGCAGTTCTTTACTTTTATGCATCTGGATCAAAAAGGATCATTGATGTATGTGATCTTTATCTTCTCTGGGCTCCTCATTGCGGTTGTCTCAGCAGTTGGGATGGTCTTGATGGAGTTTAGTATGAATTAG